DNA from Conexivisphaera calida:
AGGAAATTCGGCGAGGATGCCTCCAGGATACACGTCGGGGATCAGATAGATGTTGACGGGCAGATAGGCGTCGTGAGCTACATAGGATCCGGCAGGGTCGCCGTCGACTTCAATCACAGGTTGGCAGGAAGGACGCTCGTCTACGACGTCGAAGTAGTGAAGGTGCTCAAGGAGATCGAGGAGAAGGTCAGGGCTCTCGTGTCGTATGCTCTCAGAATGCAAGAGAATGAGATAAAAACATCGGTTGATGGAGATTCCGCAACCGTCACGCTCCCTACCGACAAATACGAGGAAGGCGCATACTACATGAGGCGCATAGCCGCCAGCTATGTCTTCAAGTACGTGCCCACGATAAAGAAGCTCGTGTTCCAGGAAGTGTACGAGCGGACCGAGGAGAAGCCGACGGAGGGTGCAGCGCAGGTCGAGGAAGCGCCCGCTCAGAAGGAGGAGCGGGAGCAGAAGTCGTCCGCCGAGGGGGGATCAAAAGATGAGGGATCCGCCGATCAGACGCCCGCGGAGGAATCGGCCAGTGCGCCGAAGGGCAGCAGGACCCGTAAGAGGTCCAAGTCCAGCTCTCAGGCCACCCCCAACTCATCCACGAGCGAGCAGGCCTGAGCGTGGTCCGGCCTCACCTTGTGAAGTATTGTGTATCTATTGGGCCTTATCGAGGGTGCCATTACTATAGCCCGACAGACCTCTTCCCTGGCTATTCCCAGTTGGCCGAATGACGTCGGAGCTCCGACGTCATCCAAAGCCCTGAGGATCCGTCTCCAGTTCATGCCGTGGAGCCTGGCCGCTATTGTCGTCGATATGCCCACCTTCTCGCCGTGAAGCCCCTTGCCCTGGGAGATGATGTCCAGGGCGTGGCTTATCAGGTGCTCGGACCCACTGCACGGCCTACTGCTGCCGGCGATTCCAGCGGCGACCCCGGCGCTTATGAGCGCCTCCACGAGCACCCTGATGCCATCCTCGTCCATTCTCCCTATCAATTTCCTGTTGGACATAACTACCTGTGCGCTCAAGAGCGCCAGATGTGCCGCATACTCGCCGTAGTACTCGCCTACCTCTACCTTGGCCAGTCTCCAATCCTTGGTCGCGGTGACCTTCGCCAACAGGTCCCCGAACCCACTCCTTGAGAGATTCGGCGGGGATGATGAGATGGCGCGTATATCTGCGATCACTATCCTGGGCGGCGACATCATCTCGCTGTAGGGCGCATCCGAGTCCTTGAGGGACGCCATCGGGCTTGCTATGCCGTCGTGCGCGGCGCTTGTAGGCACGCTCGCGAACCATATGCCTGCCAGGTGTGCGGCGTACTTCGCAACATCTATCGGTTTTCCGCCGCCCAGACCTATTATAACATCGAATTCCCTGGCCCTTTCCGCCGCCCTTCTTGCTTCGTCCTTGGTCGGCGAATCTACGATTAATATTCCATGATCAAGTCCAGCATCCCTCAAGCTCCTTCCCACGACTTCGCCGAACATGCGCCCGACGTTCGGCCCCGTGATGACGAGTGCCCTCTTGGCTTCGCGCACCTCCCTTATCTCATCCCCCACGGTGCCCAGGAGGTCGTCCCCGACCACGACGCGCTCAGGAAGCCTCATGAGATGTCTCTTCCTCGCCGTGCCCGCATCCAACTGACACGGATGGCATGTGAGCACAAATAAGCTATTCGCAGACGCGTCGTTGCGTACATGTCGGCGAGCAGGACATTTGCCGAGCATTACGCCGCGAGACACGCGACGCCTTCAACGTAGTCATATTATATCTAATTAGATATAATTTATTTTCTAAAGTGTTGATGTCGTAATAAACTTTATTAGCGCCTGTCCTACACATGACGTGCTTTCTGGGAGGGCAATAGCTTTGTTATACAACACCGGGAATAGCGTCAACGGCGCGGGAGGTATGGCCACCAAGACCACCGGCACCACTACGGTCGGCCTCATATTCAATGGCGGAGTAGTGCTGGCCACTGATAAGAGGGTCACCATGGGCTACTTCATAGCTCATCGCCAGGGTAGAAAGATATACCAGATAGATGATCATCTAGGGATAACGATATCCGGGGTCGTCGCCGATGCGCAGGCGGTAATAGACGTGCTCAGGTACGGCGCTAAGCAGTACAGGGTGGAGCAAGGTCGTCCCATGCCAGTTAGATCAGCTGCATCGATGGCGGCCAATCTTTTCTTCTCGTACAGGCTTTTCCCCCTGATAGCTGACGTCCTCATAGGGGGCTTCGACGGATCACCTGGGCTCTACAACATAGATTTCTTCGGCGCTATGAGCAGCGAGAAGTACGTGTCGACGGGCAGCGGTTCACCAGTCGCATATGGAGTATTGGAGTCCGGTTACCGTGAGGGGCTTTCGGAGGACGACGCAGTGTCGCTCGCGGTTAAGGCGGTACACTACGCTATGAAGAGGGACTCCGCATCCGGCGATGGCATAGACGCCGTGATCCTCGACGCTCGCGGCTACAGGGAAGTTGACCAGGAGACCAAGCGGCGGATAGTATCTGCCTTGGGTTAGGGCATCGGGATCCAGGTCATGAACCAGGTCTCCAAGGAGAATCAAACGCTCGTCGCAAGGATACTCAGCGAGCTCAAGCCGGAGGCCAAGGTCTCCAGAATAGAGTACGAGGGGCCTAGGATAGCCATCTACACGGACAATCCGAGATATTTTGTCGATAACGGCAACGTGATAGGTCAGCTCGTGGTGGAGCTCAGGAAGCGCATAATAGTCAAGGCCTCGGAGTCCGCCAGAAAGCCTCCGGAGGAGGTCAGGGACTACATAATGTCGGTCGTCCCAAGGGACGCCGGGATAAACAGAATATTCTTCGACACCGTGCTGGGAGAGGTGCTGATAGAGGCCGCGAACGCGAAGCTCCTGCAGATACCGGAGCTGTCGGAGCAGGAGTTCTTCGCGCGGACCGGATGGAGGCCTCGGATAAGGCAGTCTTCCCCCATACCATCACCGGCGGTCGAGCAGATGTACTACGCAATGACGGACGTTGAGGAGCGCATGTCGTTCCTGCGCAGCGCGGGCGAGCGCATCTTCAGGGATCGCGTGTATCCGAAATCCGAGGTGGTCCTCACAGTCCTCGGCGCGGCGCGCGAGGTTGGTAGATCCTGCCTGCTCGTCTCCACGCCCGAGAGCAGGATACTGCTGGACTGCGGCATACATCCGGGCGCCAAGGGTCCACTGAACTCCTATCCCAGGCTGGACTGGCTCGACATGTCGCTGGACGACGTGGACGCGGTGGTGATTTCGCACGCGCATCTCGATCACGTGGGATTCCTCCCGGTACTCTTCAAGCACGGGTACAAGGGACCGGTCTACATGACCGAGCCGACGCTTGCGCTCTCCACGTTGCTCCTGATGGACGCCCTCAAGGTATCTCAGTCGGAGGGGAAATCCGCCCCCTACAGCGGCGACGATCTGAGGATGATGATAGCGCACACGGTGACCCTGCCGTACAACCTAGTGACCGACATAACACCGGATGTCAAGCTGACGCTCTACAACGCGGGTCACATACTGGGTTCCTCCATAGTACATCTCCATGTGGGCGATGGAGCACACAACGTGGTCTACACCGGCGACTTCAAGTTCGACAACACCCGGCTGTTCCAGGCAGCATACTTCAACTTCGTCAGGGCCGAGACCCTCGTGATGGAGAGCACGTATGGTTCGCGCTCCGACGTCATGCCGCCGCGCGTGGAGACCGAGCAGGTCTTCGCTGCATCTCTCAGGCAGACCTTGGAGAACGGCGGCAAGGTGCTCGTGCCGGTTCCGGCGGTGGGAAGGGCGCAGGAGATAATGCTCGTGATAAATGAGCTGATAAAGTCAGGGGCCATACCCGAGGTGCCAGTTTACCTCGAGGGCATGCTCAAGGAGGCGACGGGCATACATCTCCTATACTCGGACTATCTGTCCCCATTCCTGCGGTCCGAGGTAAAGGAGACCGGATTCGATCCGTTCCTGGCTGACTGGTACACAGTAGTTGATAGTCCGCGGCGGAGGGCGGAGATCGTGCAGGAAAGGGGGCCATCGATAATAATGGCCACCTCCGGCATGCTCGAGGGTGGTCCCTCCATATACTACTTCTCCGAGCTCGCCGAGAATCCCGCCAACAAGGTACTGTTCGTATCCTACCAAGTGCCCGGCACCACTGGTCGCCACGTGCTGGATAGCCCCTCGAAGGAAGTTAACCTGTTCGATCCGAGCACCGGCAGGATGCGCGTGCTCAGGGTCAACGCGGCCGTCGAGCGCATAGAGGGATTCAGCGGGCACAGCGACTTCAATCAGCTGACTAGGTACGTCTCTAGGCTCCAGAGGAAGGTCCGCAGGGTCCTGGTGATCCACGGCGAGCGCAAGAAGGCAGAGGAATTCGCCTTCCACCTGCAGCAGCACATGAAGGTCAATTCTTATGCTCCTCAGTTACTCGACTCCATAAGGCTGTATTGATCTCTCAATTCAACAGCTTCGCCACACTAGCCGTAAATGCTAGGTGCCCATATCCCTCCAGATCCTGACGCCGGGCGGCGTCAGCACTATGCGATCCTCACCAAGCCTCGCCATGTCGCCACCCATAGATACTACATACTCATAGATCTGATTTATTACTTTTATAGTAATCTCACGTCCTCTCTCTAGGAGTGGCGTTATCCTTAGTATCACTATGAAATTATTTCTCACGTCCTCCTTGACCTTTCTCACGTCCTCCTCTGTCTTTATGGAGTAGCTTGTGACGTAGTAGAGCGCCTTCTGGCTCTCGCTGCGCACATCCCCAGTTCCACTCATGCTATGAGCAGCATATCACATGGTTCGTTATAAGCATGGGGGTCCAACTATTTGGTATCTTAGGTTTATTTATTAATCTAAATTAGAGAGCCTTCACTATCGAAGTAACTTTACATAGATAAAATTTTTCGGAGATATTTATCATTCTGAATTATGTGTAAATAATTCTCAAGGCGCTATGATGCTCGATGCCGCAAGGTGGAAGGACGCAACTTCACGGTTCATCTGATAGACGTCATTTAACCAATTTACTTATCAGCCTCTTGGCGTCCTCGTCGTGCAGCAGCTCCCAGGCACCATCCCTCAGGTGATGCACGTTCCTCACAACAGCTCCCTTCGACATGGATGCCAGTTCCCGCGAAGGCATCAGCGCCACGCCAACGGCTATAGGCTTTCCGTACATTCCCTCCTTCACCACAACTATATCTCCGGCCTCGAAATCCGTGTACTCCTTTATCCCGGGCCTCATCACATTCGCACCGTTTACCACATGCCTCACGGCTCCCTCATCCACGACCACCTGCCCCTTGATGCTCGCTATGGCATCCGCATCGGTGAGCACTGGCACGTAGATATTCTCCTCCGGAATGCCCACCAGCATCATTCCCTCGCGCGTCACTACCACTGCGAATCCCTCCGAGTCGAGTTCCGCCAATGGCGTC
Protein-coding regions in this window:
- a CDS encoding sn-glycerol-1-phosphate dehydrogenase, translating into MDAGTARKRHLMRLPERVVVGDDLLGTVGDEIREVREAKRALVITGPNVGRMFGEVVGRSLRDAGLDHGILIVDSPTKDEARRAAERAREFDVIIGLGGGKPIDVAKYAAHLAGIWFASVPTSAAHDGIASPMASLKDSDAPYSEMMSPPRIVIADIRAISSSPPNLSRSGFGDLLAKVTATKDWRLAKVEVGEYYGEYAAHLALLSAQVVMSNRKLIGRMDEDGIRVLVEALISAGVAAGIAGSSRPCSGSEHLISHALDIISQGKGLHGEKVGISTTIAARLHGMNWRRILRALDDVGAPTSFGQLGIAREEVCRAIVMAPSIRPNRYTILHKVRPDHAQACSLVDELGVA
- a CDS encoding FKBP-type peptidyl-prolyl cis-trans isomerase, producing the protein MDKGTLVYINYTLRVKGEEKPVETTSEEVAKQSGVHNPEIKYEPMLVAVGDRWVVPGLDDALLQMSEGEKRTLEVPPEKGYGQRDPSKIKLIPLRKFGEDASRIHVGDQIDVDGQIGVVSYIGSGRVAVDFNHRLAGRTLVYDVEVVKVLKEIEEKVRALVSYALRMQENEIKTSVDGDSATVTLPTDKYEEGAYYMRRIAASYVFKYVPTIKKLVFQEVYERTEEKPTEGAAQVEEAPAQKEEREQKSSAEGGSKDEGSADQTPAEESASAPKGSRTRKRSKSSSQATPNSSTSEQA
- a CDS encoding PUA domain-containing protein, with protein sequence MAELDSEGFAVVVTREGMMLVGIPEENIYVPVLTDADAIASIKGQVVVDEGAVRHVVNGANVMRPGIKEYTDFEAGDIVVVKEGMYGKPIAVGVALMPSRELASMSKGAVVRNVHHLRDGAWELLHDEDAKRLISKLVK
- a CDS encoding proteasome subunit beta, with amino-acid sequence MLSGRAIALLYNTGNSVNGAGGMATKTTGTTTVGLIFNGGVVLATDKRVTMGYFIAHRQGRKIYQIDDHLGITISGVVADAQAVIDVLRYGAKQYRVEQGRPMPVRSAASMAANLFFSYRLFPLIADVLIGGFDGSPGLYNIDFFGAMSSEKYVSTGSGSPVAYGVLESGYREGLSEDDAVSLAVKAVHYAMKRDSASGDGIDAVILDARGYREVDQETKRRIVSALG
- a CDS encoding beta-CASP ribonuclease aCPSF1, producing the protein MNQVSKENQTLVARILSELKPEAKVSRIEYEGPRIAIYTDNPRYFVDNGNVIGQLVVELRKRIIVKASESARKPPEEVRDYIMSVVPRDAGINRIFFDTVLGEVLIEAANAKLLQIPELSEQEFFARTGWRPRIRQSSPIPSPAVEQMYYAMTDVEERMSFLRSAGERIFRDRVYPKSEVVLTVLGAAREVGRSCLLVSTPESRILLDCGIHPGAKGPLNSYPRLDWLDMSLDDVDAVVISHAHLDHVGFLPVLFKHGYKGPVYMTEPTLALSTLLLMDALKVSQSEGKSAPYSGDDLRMMIAHTVTLPYNLVTDITPDVKLTLYNAGHILGSSIVHLHVGDGAHNVVYTGDFKFDNTRLFQAAYFNFVRAETLVMESTYGSRSDVMPPRVETEQVFAASLRQTLENGGKVLVPVPAVGRAQEIMLVINELIKSGAIPEVPVYLEGMLKEATGIHLLYSDYLSPFLRSEVKETGFDPFLADWYTVVDSPRRRAEIVQERGPSIIMATSGMLEGGPSIYYFSELAENPANKVLFVSYQVPGTTGRHVLDSPSKEVNLFDPSTGRMRVLRVNAAVERIEGFSGHSDFNQLTRYVSRLQRKVRRVLVIHGERKKAEEFAFHLQQHMKVNSYAPQLLDSIRLY
- the sepF gene encoding cell division protein SepF — its product is MSGTGDVRSESQKALYYVTSYSIKTEEDVRKVKEDVRNNFIVILRITPLLERGREITIKVINQIYEYVVSMGGDMARLGEDRIVLTPPGVRIWRDMGT